Proteins co-encoded in one Corylus avellana chromosome ca9, CavTom2PMs-1.0 genomic window:
- the LOC132191795 gene encoding ran-binding protein 1 homolog a-like: MASNEAQHREKEEENAPAEDEDTGAQVAPIVRLQKVAVTTGEEEEDAILDLKAKLYRFDKGGKQWKERGVGNVKLLKHKDSGKVRLVMRQSKTLKICANHLVVPTMKVQEHTGNDKSCIWHAADFADGELKDELFCIRFASVENCKTFMAKVEEVAETEGKKEDASDTTRLLEKLSVRDGIPKGKELEENAAASKAVGEHAKPEGDKTDEPAS; the protein is encoded by the exons ATGGCAAGCAATGAAGCGCAACacagagagaaggaagaagaaaacgCACCGGCCGAAGACGAAGACACCGGCGCGCAAGTGGCCCCGATAGTCAGGCTCCAAAAGGTGGCCGTTACCACCGGCGAGGAAGAAGAGGACGCCATCCTCGATCT AAAGGCAAAGCTGTACCGTTTCGATAAAGGAGGGAAGCAGTGGAAGGAAAGAGGCGTAGGCAATGTGAAGCTTCTGAAGCACAAGGACTCTGGCAAGGTCAGGCTCGTAATGCGCCAATCCAAGACCCTCAAGATCTGCGCTAACCATCTAg TTGTTCCCACAATGAAAGTGCAAGAGCATACTGGGAATGATAAATCATGCATATGGCACGCCGCCGACTTTGCAGACGGGGAATTGAAGGATGAGCTCTTCTGTATTAGATTTGCATCAGTTGAGA ACTGCAAGACCTTCATGGCAAAGGTTGAAGAAGTTGCTGAAACAGAGGGAAAGAAAGAGGATGCGTCGGATACCACCAGACTCTTGGAAAAGTTGAGTGTTAGAGATGGTATACCCAAGGGGAAAGAGCTAGAAGAGAATGCTGCTGCGTCCAAGGCTGTAGGTGAGCATGCAAAACCAGAGGGGGATAAGACAGACGAGCCAGCTTCATAA
- the LOC132161765 gene encoding uncharacterized protein LOC132161765, with protein sequence MALSASDLPAMYSFLANSMSGDESVRKPAETALSQSESRPGFCSCLMEIITAKDLASQVDIRLMASVYFKNSVNRYWRNKRDSSGIGNEEKIHLRQKLLSHLREENYQIALMLAVLISKIARIDYPKEWPELFSVLAQQLQSADVLTSHRIFMIIFRTLKELSTKRLTSDQRTFAEISSHLFDFSWHIWQRDLQTILNGFSTLSQSYNSNDPNQYHDELYLMCERWLLCLKIIRQLIISGFPSDSKCVQEVRPVKEVSPVLLNGIESFLPYYSSFQKVHPKFWDFTKRACTKLMKVLVAIQGRHPFSFGDKNVLPPVMEFCLNKITEPGPELFSFEQFLIQSMVMVKCVLECKEYKRSLTGRVVDENGITQEQIKKNISSAVGGVLTSLLPNERIILLCNVLIRRYFVLTASDLEELYQNPEAFHHEQDMVQWTEKLRPCAEALYIVLFENHSQLLGPVVVSLLQEAMKGCPTSVTEITPGLLLKDAAYGAAAYVYYELSNYLSFKDWYNGALSLELSNDHPNMNIIHRKVALILGQWVSEIKDDTKRQVYCDLIKLLQDKNLSVRLAACRSLCLHIEDANFSKREFIDLLPICWGSCFKLVEEVQEFDSKVQVLNLISVLIANVSEVIPFVDNLVHFFQKVWEESSGESLLQIQLLIALRNLVVALGSQSPICYNMLLPILQKGIDINSPDELLEDSMQLWETTLSCAPSLVPQLLAYFPSLVEIMERSFDHLQVGVSIIEDYIILGGTEFLNMHASSVAKILDLVVGNVNDKGIISTLPVIDILIQCFPAEVPPLISSTLQKLIAICLSGGDDRDPSKTAVKASSAAILARILVMNTNYLAQLMSDQSTLLLLQTAGVPIKDNILLCLVDIWLDKVDNVSSIQRKTYGLALSIILTLRLPQVLDMLDQILSVCTTVILSENVDLAEEESSGENMSSSRSHGEGTIPSQELRRRQIKYSDPVNQLSLETSVRENLQTCAALHGESFNSAIGSMHPAVLKQLKQALKMP encoded by the exons ATGGCGCTCTCGGCTTCTGACCTACCAGCGATGTACTCGTTTCTCGCCAATTCAATGAGCGGCGACGAGAGTGTCCGGAAACCGGCGGAGACGGCTCTCTCTCAGTCGGAGAGCAGGCCTGGCTTCTGCTCTTGCCTCATG GAAATAATTACTGCGAAGGATTTAGCGTCTCAGGTTGATATCCGTTTGATGGCTTCGGTGTACTTCAAGAATAGTGTTAATCGGTACTGGAGGAACAAGCGCGATTCCTC GGGGATAGGCAACGAGGAGAAAATACACCTGAGACAAAAACTGTTGTCGCACTTGAGAGAAGAGAATTATCAG ATAGCTCTAATGTTGGCTGTGCTCATATCCAAAATTGCTCGTATTGATTACCCCAAAGAATG GCCGGAactgttttctgttttagcaCAACAGCTCCAATCAGCTGATGTTCTTACTTCCCATCggatttttatgattatttttcgGACCTTGAAGGAATTGTCCACTAAACGTCTTACTTCAGACCAAAGGACCTTTGCAGAG ATATCATCCCATCTCTTTGATTTTAGCTGGCACATTTGGCAGAGAGACTTGCAGACCATATTAAATGGTTTCTCCACTCTTTCTCAAAGCTATAATTCAAATGATCCAAACCAGTATCACGATGAGCTTTATCTAATGTGTGAGAGATGGTTGTTGTGTTTAAAGATAATACGCCAGCTTATAATTTCAGGGTTTCCAAGTGATTCAAAATGTGTACAG GAGGTCCGACCAGTTAAGGAGGTCTCTCCTGTTCTCTTGAATGGCATTGAGTCCTTTCTTCCATACT ATTCATCTTTTCAGAAGGTACACCCTAAATTTTGGGACTTCACAAAGAGGGCATGTACTAAATTGATGAAGGTCTTGGTAGCAATACAGGGAAGacatcctttttcttttggggatAAAAATGTGCTTCCTCCTGTCATGGAGTTCTGCTTAAATAAGATTACAGAACCTGGGCCAGAGTTGTTTTCATTTGAGCAATTCTTGATTCAATCTATGGTAATGGTTAAGTGTGTACTAGAATGTAAGGAATACAAGCGTAGTCTTACTGGTCGGGTGGTGGATGAAAATGGGATTACACAAGAGCAGATAAAGAAAAACATTTCGAGTGCTGTTGGTGGTGTATTGACCTCACTGCTGCCTAATGAACGGATAATACTTCTTTGTAATGTATTGATAAGAAG GTATTTCGTTTTAACTGCAAGTGATTTGGAAGAGTTGTACCAGAACCCAGAAGCTTTTCATCATGAGCAGGATATGGTTCAGTGGACAGAAAAATTGAGGCCTTGTGCTGAAGCTTTGTACATTGTATTGTTTGAAAACCATAGCCAA ctacttgGTCCTGTTGTGGTTTCCCTTCTTCAAGAGGCAATGAAAGGTTGCCCAACTTCAGTCACTGAAATCACTCCAGGGTTGCTTCTAAAGGATGCTGCTTATGGTGCTGCTGCTTACGTTTATTATGAGCTCTCAAACTACCTGAGCTTCAAAGATTG GTATAATGGTGCATTGTCGCTAGAACTCTCAAATGACCATCCAAATATGAATATCATCCATAGGAAAGTTGCACTAATATTGGGACAGTGGGTTTCTGAG ATTAAAGATGACACAAAAAGACAAGTATACTGTGATTTGATCAAATTGTTACAAGACAAAAACCTTTCTGTCAGG CTGGCAGCCTGTCGGTCTTTGTGCTTACACATTGAAGATGCGAACTTTTCAAAACGAGAATTTATTGATCTTCTTCCAATATGTTGGGGTTCATGCTTTAAGTTGGTTGAGGAAGTTCAGGAGTTTGACTCAAAG GTTCAGGTTTTGAATTTGATCTCTGTTCTTATTGCAAATGTTAGTGAAGTCATTCCATTTGTGGACAACTTGgtgcatttttttcaaaag GTTTGGGAGGAATCTTCTGGTGAAAGCCTGCTGCAGATTCAGCTCCTTATTGCTTTGCGGAACCTTGTGGTTGCACTTGGCAGTCAATCACCCATTTGCTACAACATGCTACTGCCCATTCTACAGAAGGGAATTGATATAAATAGCCCAGACGAACTTCTGGAGGACAGCATGCAG TTATGGGAAACTACACTTTCTTGTGCCCCTTCGTTGGTGCCGCAACTATTGGCATACTTCCCATCTCTTGTGGAAATCATGGAAAGAAGTTTTGATCACTTGCAG GTTGGTGTCAGCATAATTGAGGATTACATTATTTTGGGCGGAACTGAGTTTCTAAACATGCATGCTTCCAGTGTGGCTAAAATTCTTGATCTGGTTGTTGGAAATGTCAATGACAAAGGAATTATCTCAACTCTTCCAGTCATTGATATTCTAATACAG TGTTTCCCTGCAGAAGTGCCTCCATTGATCAGCAGTACTTTACAA AAATTGATTGCTATATGTTTGAGTGGAGGAGACGACCGTGATCCTTCTAAGACAGCTGTTAAAGCATCTTCTGCTGCCATACTGGcaaggattttggtgatgaaTACCAATTACCTTGCCCAGTTAATGTCAGATCAATCAACTTTGTTACTGCTCCAGACGGCGGGCGTCCCAATCAAAGACAATATACTTCTTTGTCTGGTTGACATTTGGCTTGACAAG GTAGACAATGTATCTTCCATCCAAAGGAAGACATATGGCCTAGCCCTTTCAATAATTCTCACGTTGAGACTGCCTCAAGTCCTCGATATGCTTGATCAGATTCTGAG TGTATGTACGACTGTAATTTTGAGTGAAAATGTTGACTTGGCTGAGGAAGAGTCCAG TGGTGAGAATATGAGCTCCAGCAGGTCTCACGGTGAGGGCACCATTCCGAGTCAAGAGTTAAGAAGAAGACAG ATCAAGTATTCTGATCCTGTCAACCAGTTGTCATTAGAGACCTCGGTTAGAGAAAATCTTCAAACATGCGCTGCCCTTCATGGAGAATCGTTTAATTCAGCCATTGGTAGCATGCATCCAGCAGTATTAAAACAATTGAAGCAGGCATTGAAGATGCCGTAG
- the LOC132191923 gene encoding dnaJ protein ERDJ3A isoform X1 — protein MNARLTSWIILSVSLFVLILEAKTIDPYKVLGVERNAGQREIQKAFHKLSLQYHPDKNKNKGAQEKFAEINNAYEILSDEEKRKNYDMYGDEKGSPGFDAGHPGDNGGYTYFTSGGPGPGHDQFNFRPDEWQSMGGQGGSKSFSFSFGGSRGRDSFGFGMDDIFNFFGGGNTKGSGSRFGGFGGSTRSQSSPRSSPKSIRTINSQVFEKEIADRGITWLLLSYTPTLKGNQHIESILEEVASSLQGALKVGSINCETELSFCKDLGIYPRREPRVFVYSYIASEKGSLVEYNDDLTVKNLKSFCQEHLPRFSKRVLLNHFEFPSSTTEKLPRVMLLSTKKDTPVIWRVLSGLYRKRFIFYDAKVHDVTDPTVRKLEVDSLPAIVGWLSNGEKHVLKTGISVKDLKSAVDDLSVLLDGFEKNNKKAGARKAQTNTAEKQIPLLTGSNFDALCGESTPVCIIGAFRSSKAREKLESILSMVSQKSLSRRQKSAFGSRDSVTYTLLDATKQPAFLNAFDKAGFKSADKLLVAYKPRKKKFAAFVGEMTAEEVEGFISSVLNGDIQFKETRQKPIVK, from the exons ATGAATGCCCGTTTGACATCGTGGATCATTCTCTCGGTTTCGCTTTTCGTTTTAATCTTGGAAGCGAAAACGATCGACCCCTACAAG GTTCTTGGGGTGGAGCGAAATGCAGGTCAACGTGAAATTCAGAAAGCTTTCCACAA GCTCTCTCTTCAATATCACCCAGACAAGAACAAAAATAAGGGTGCTCAAGAGAAGTTTGCTGAAATTAATAATG CTTACGAGATTTTATCTgatgaagaaaagagaaaaaattatgatatGTATGGGGATGAGAAGGGAAGCCCTGGATTTGATGCTGGCCATCCTGGGGACAATGGTGGATATACTTACTTCACGAGCGGTGGACCTGGACCGGGACATGATCAGTTTAATTTCAGACCAGATGAATGGCAAAGTATGGGTGGGCAGGGAGGTTCCAAGTCATTCTCATTTTCCTTTGGTGGCTCTCGCGGTCGAGATTCATTTGGTTTTGGTATGGAtgatatttttaacttttttggtGGTGGTAATACCAAAGGTAGTGGGAGTCGGTTTGGTGGTTTTGGCGGTTCGACCAGGTCGCAATCTTCCCCTAGGAGCTCCCCAAAGAGCATCAGAACCATAAATTCACAGgtctttgaaaaagaaatagcTGACCGGGGAATTACTTGGCTTTTGTTGTCTTACACACCCACATTGAAGGGGAATCAACATATTGAATCAATCCTAGAGGAGGTTGCCAGCTCACTTCAGGGAGCATTAAAG GTTGGAAGCATAAATTGTGAAACAGAACTGTCTTTCTGTAAGGACCTTGGCATATATCCTCGCCGAGAACCCAGGGTGTTTGTGTATTCATATATAGCGAGTGAGAAGGGTTCTCTGGTGGAGTACAATGATGATTTGACTGTGAAGAATTTGAAATCATTTTGCCAAGAACACTTGCCAAGGTTTTCAAAACGAGTTCTCCTGAATCATTTTGAATTTCCCTCTTCGACCACAGAAAAATTACCTAGGGTCATGCTTCTTTCTACCAAAAAGGATACACCTGTCATATGGCGAGTTCTCAGTGGGTTGTATCGCAAACGCTTCATTTTCTATGATGCCAAG GTTCATGATGTTACTGATCCAACTGTGAGAAAGTTGGAAGTTGATTCACTTCCGGCTATAGTTGGTTGGCTATCAAATGGGGAGAAGCATGTCCTAAAAACAGGGATCTCTGTGAAAGATCTGAAATCTGCAGTTGATGATCTCAGTGTGTTACTTGatggttttgagaaaaataacaagaagGCAGGAGCCAGGAAGGCACAAACTAATACCGCGGAGAAACAGATTCCCCTGCTGACAGGATCTAATTTTGATGCTCTATGTGGAGAATCAACTCCCGTTTGCATTATTGGTGCTTTCAGATCTTCCAAAGCAAGGGAGAAGCTGGAATCGATCCTATCTATG GTTTCTCAGAAATCACTATCAAGGCGACAGAAGTCAGCCTTTGGCTCGAGGGATTCCGTTACCTACACTCTCTTAGATGCCACCAAGCAGCCAGCATTCCTAAATGCATTTGACAAAGCAGGATTTAAATCAGCAGATAAACTCTTGGTGGCCTACAAACCTCGGAAGAAGAAGTTTGCAGCTTTTGTTGGTGAAATGACGGCAGAAGAAGTAGAGGGGTTTATCAGCTCTGTTCTTAACGGGGACATACAGTTTAAGGAGACACGACAGAAGCCAATCGTCAAGTGA
- the LOC132191923 gene encoding dnaJ protein ERDJ3A isoform X2, with the protein MQVNVKFRKLSTTYEILSDEEKRKNYDMYGDEKGSPGFDAGHPGDNGGYTYFTSGGPGPGHDQFNFRPDEWQSMGGQGGSKSFSFSFGGSRGRDSFGFGMDDIFNFFGGGNTKGSGSRFGGFGGSTRSQSSPRSSPKSIRTINSQVFEKEIADRGITWLLLSYTPTLKGNQHIESILEEVASSLQGALKVGSINCETELSFCKDLGIYPRREPRVFVYSYIASEKGSLVEYNDDLTVKNLKSFCQEHLPRFSKRVLLNHFEFPSSTTEKLPRVMLLSTKKDTPVIWRVLSGLYRKRFIFYDAKVHDVTDPTVRKLEVDSLPAIVGWLSNGEKHVLKTGISVKDLKSAVDDLSVLLDGFEKNNKKAGARKAQTNTAEKQIPLLTGSNFDALCGESTPVCIIGAFRSSKAREKLESILSMVSQKSLSRRQKSAFGSRDSVTYTLLDATKQPAFLNAFDKAGFKSADKLLVAYKPRKKKFAAFVGEMTAEEVEGFISSVLNGDIQFKETRQKPIVK; encoded by the exons ATGCAGGTCAACGTGAAATTCAGAAAGCTTTCCACAA CTTACGAGATTTTATCTgatgaagaaaagagaaaaaattatgatatGTATGGGGATGAGAAGGGAAGCCCTGGATTTGATGCTGGCCATCCTGGGGACAATGGTGGATATACTTACTTCACGAGCGGTGGACCTGGACCGGGACATGATCAGTTTAATTTCAGACCAGATGAATGGCAAAGTATGGGTGGGCAGGGAGGTTCCAAGTCATTCTCATTTTCCTTTGGTGGCTCTCGCGGTCGAGATTCATTTGGTTTTGGTATGGAtgatatttttaacttttttggtGGTGGTAATACCAAAGGTAGTGGGAGTCGGTTTGGTGGTTTTGGCGGTTCGACCAGGTCGCAATCTTCCCCTAGGAGCTCCCCAAAGAGCATCAGAACCATAAATTCACAGgtctttgaaaaagaaatagcTGACCGGGGAATTACTTGGCTTTTGTTGTCTTACACACCCACATTGAAGGGGAATCAACATATTGAATCAATCCTAGAGGAGGTTGCCAGCTCACTTCAGGGAGCATTAAAG GTTGGAAGCATAAATTGTGAAACAGAACTGTCTTTCTGTAAGGACCTTGGCATATATCCTCGCCGAGAACCCAGGGTGTTTGTGTATTCATATATAGCGAGTGAGAAGGGTTCTCTGGTGGAGTACAATGATGATTTGACTGTGAAGAATTTGAAATCATTTTGCCAAGAACACTTGCCAAGGTTTTCAAAACGAGTTCTCCTGAATCATTTTGAATTTCCCTCTTCGACCACAGAAAAATTACCTAGGGTCATGCTTCTTTCTACCAAAAAGGATACACCTGTCATATGGCGAGTTCTCAGTGGGTTGTATCGCAAACGCTTCATTTTCTATGATGCCAAG GTTCATGATGTTACTGATCCAACTGTGAGAAAGTTGGAAGTTGATTCACTTCCGGCTATAGTTGGTTGGCTATCAAATGGGGAGAAGCATGTCCTAAAAACAGGGATCTCTGTGAAAGATCTGAAATCTGCAGTTGATGATCTCAGTGTGTTACTTGatggttttgagaaaaataacaagaagGCAGGAGCCAGGAAGGCACAAACTAATACCGCGGAGAAACAGATTCCCCTGCTGACAGGATCTAATTTTGATGCTCTATGTGGAGAATCAACTCCCGTTTGCATTATTGGTGCTTTCAGATCTTCCAAAGCAAGGGAGAAGCTGGAATCGATCCTATCTATG GTTTCTCAGAAATCACTATCAAGGCGACAGAAGTCAGCCTTTGGCTCGAGGGATTCCGTTACCTACACTCTCTTAGATGCCACCAAGCAGCCAGCATTCCTAAATGCATTTGACAAAGCAGGATTTAAATCAGCAGATAAACTCTTGGTGGCCTACAAACCTCGGAAGAAGAAGTTTGCAGCTTTTGTTGGTGAAATGACGGCAGAAGAAGTAGAGGGGTTTATCAGCTCTGTTCTTAACGGGGACATACAGTTTAAGGAGACACGACAGAAGCCAATCGTCAAGTGA
- the LOC132191374 gene encoding pyruvate decarboxylase 2, whose amino-acid sequence MDSKIGAVDTCMPSCNDMGSPPSNGAVSTIQSTVPSTFVNSSEATLGRHLARRLVQIGVTDVFTVPGDFNLTLLDHLIAEPGLNNIGCCNELNAGYAADGYARSRGVGACVVTFTVGGLSVINAIAGAYSENLPLICVVGGPNSNDYGTNRILHHTIGLPDFSQELRCFQTVTCFQAVVNNLEDAHEMIDTAISTSLKESKPVYISISCNLPGIPHPTFSREPVPFSLSPRLTNQMGLEAAVEAAAEFLNKAVKPVLVGGPKLRVAKACDAFVELADGCGYALAVMPSAKGLVPEHHPHFIGTYWGAVSTAFCSEIVESADAYLFAGPIFNDYSSVGYSLLLKKEKAIVVQPDRVVIGNGPAFGCVLMKDFLRALAKRLKKNPTAFENYHRIFVPEGHPLKAAPKEPLRVNVLFQHIQQMLSSETAVIAETGDSWFNCQKLKLPPACGYEFQMQYGSIGWSVGATLGYAQAVPEKRVIACIGDGSFQVTAQDVSTMLRCGQRTIIFLINNGGYTIEVEIHDGPYNVIKNWNYTGLVDAIHNGEGKCWTTKVRCEEELVEAIETATGPKKDCLCFIEVIAHKDDTSKELLEWGSRVAAANGRPPNPQ is encoded by the exons ATGGACTCCAAGATCGGAGCGGTCGACACGTGTATGCCCTCTTGCAACGACATGGGCAGCCCACCGTCAAACGGCGCCGTGTCGACCATCCAGAGCACGGTCCCCTCCACTTTCGTGAACTCCTCAGAGGCCACCCTGGGCCGCCACCTGGCTCGCCGGCTCGTCCAGATCGGCGTGACGGACGTGTTCACCGTCCCCGGTGACTTCAACCTGACACTCCTCGACCACCTCATCGCCGAGCCGGGCCTCAACAACATCGGCTGCTGCAACGAGCTCAACGCCGGGTACGCCGCTGACGGCTACGCCCGCTCCCGCGGCGTCGGCGCGTGCGTCGTGACCTTCACCGTTGGTGGCCTCAGCGTTATCAACGCGATCGCAGGCGCGTACAGCGAGAACTTGCCACTCATTTGCGTAGTAGGTGGTCCCAACTCCAATGACTATGGGACCAACCGAATTCTTCATCACACCATTGGTTTGCCTGACTTTAGCCAAGAGCTCAGGTGCTTTCAGACAGTCACTTGCTTTCAG GCTGTGGTGAATAACTTGGAAGATGCGCATGAGATGATTGATACAGCGATTTCAACTTCTTTGAAAGAAAGCAAGCCTGTGTACATTAGCATAAGCTGTAACTTGCCAGGGATTCCTCATCCAACTTTCAGCCGTGAACCCGTTCCATTTTCACTGTCTCCCAG ATTGACTAATCAGATGGGTTTAGAGGCTGCAGTGGAGGCAGCCGCGGAGTTCTTGAACAAGGCCGTGAAACCAGTTCTGGTGGGCGGGCCCAAACTGCGCGTTGCAAAGGCATGCGATGCCTTTGTTGAGCTCGCCGATGGTTGTGGTTACGCCCTTGCGGTGATGCCATCGGCGAAAGGCCTTGTGCCGGAGCACCATCCGCATTTCATCGGAACCTACTGGGGTGCTGTGAGCACTGCCTTCTGTTCCGAGATTGTGGAGTCCGCTGATGCCTATTTGTTCGCCGGGCCTATTTTCAATGACTATAGCTCTGTTGGGTACTCGCTCCTTCTCAAGAAGGAGAAGGCCATCGTCGTGCAGCCCGATCGCGTCGTGATCGGAAATGGGCCTGCGTTTGGCTGCGTTTTGATGAAGGATTTCCTCAGAGCACTTGCCAAGAGGCTCAAGAAGAACCCCACTGCTTTTGAGAACTACCACAGGATCTTTGTTCCCGAGGGGCATCCTCTCAAGGCTGCGCCAAAAGAACCTTTGAGGGTTAATGTTCTGTTCCAGCACATACAGCAAATGCTGTCTAGTGAGACGGCTGTGATTGCTGAAACAGGGGACTCTTGGTTCAACTGTCAGAAACTGAAATTGCCGCCTGCTTGCGG ATATGAGTTCCAAATGCAATATGGATCAATCGGTTGGTCAGTTGGTGCAACTCTTGGGTATGCACAGGCTGTGCCAGAGAAGCGAGTGATAGCGTGCATTGGTGATGGGAGCTTCCAG GTGACTGCACAGGATGTATCAACAATGCTTCGATGTGGGCAGAGGACCATCATCTTCCTGATAAACAATGGTGGATACACCATTGAAGTTGAAATCCATGATGGGCCTTACAACGTGATTAAGAACTGGAACTACACTGGGTTGGTTGATGCAATACACAATGGCGAGGGCAAGTGCTGGACAACCAAA GTCCGTTGCGAGGAGGAGCTTGTTGAAGCAATTGAGACAGCAACAGGGCCTAAGAAGGACTGCTTGTGCTTCATTGAGGTGATTGCTCACAAGGATGACACCAGCAAAGAGCTGCTTGAATGGGGCTCCAGGGTTGCTGCTGCCAATGGTCGCCCACCCAACCCTCAGTAA